From a single Cytophagales bacterium WSM2-2 genomic region:
- a CDS encoding 4-carboxymuconolactone decarboxylase — MTKVNQSENFDLKKMDNRSDEYRKGLALLNQLHGGQAGEQLVNNLKDVCPDFVDMTIVWAMQGIMARPNLDLLTREYVVIASCVTLGHPVPQLKAHIDAALKLGATKEQIVEVILQLLFYSGGAAVSNALAHAKEVFQQHGLLKVS; from the coding sequence TTGACAAAAGTAAATCAGAGCGAGAATTTTGACCTAAAAAAGATGGACAACAGGTCAGATGAGTACAGAAAAGGTCTCGCGCTGCTAAATCAGCTTCATGGCGGGCAGGCAGGCGAGCAGCTGGTAAATAACCTTAAAGATGTTTGCCCCGATTTCGTGGACATGACAATCGTTTGGGCAATGCAAGGTATTATGGCAAGACCCAATCTTGATTTACTCACACGCGAATACGTGGTGATCGCTTCTTGCGTTACATTAGGACATCCTGTTCCGCAACTGAAAGCACACATCGATGCCGCATTAAAACTTGGCGCCACCAAAGAACAAATTGTAGAAGTAATACTTCAGCTTTTGTTTTATTCCGGGGGCGCAGCCGTAAGCAATGCGCTGGCACATGCCAAAGAAGTTTTTCAACAACACGGGCTGTTGAAAGTTAGCTAA
- the msrB gene encoding peptide-methionine (R)-S-oxide reductase, which yields MQKLILMSSVLLLVACSGNSQNKTSKKNAMSDTVKMINRTEEEWKKILTPEQYHVLREKGTDRPFTGKYYLNKEKGVYNCAACGNELFTSDMKFDSDCGWPSFDKEIEGGKIKKQVDRTYGMIRTEIICAKCGSHLGHLFDDGPTATGQRYCVNSTSVDFNKK from the coding sequence ATGCAAAAGCTGATTTTAATGTCGTCCGTGCTATTGTTGGTTGCCTGCAGTGGCAACAGCCAAAATAAAACGTCTAAAAAGAACGCTATGTCAGATACAGTAAAAATGATCAATCGTACAGAAGAAGAATGGAAGAAAATTCTCACGCCAGAGCAGTACCATGTGTTACGTGAGAAAGGAACCGACCGGCCATTTACCGGGAAGTATTATCTCAATAAAGAGAAAGGTGTTTACAATTGCGCAGCTTGCGGCAACGAGCTATTCACCTCAGATATGAAATTTGATTCGGACTGCGGATGGCCAAGTTTTGATAAGGAGATCGAGGGAGGAAAAATCAAAAAGCAAGTTGACCGCACGTACGGCATGATTCGTACAGAAATCATTTGTGCAAAATGTGGATCTCACTTAGGTCACCTGTTTGACGATGGACCAACCGCCACCGGGCAGAGGTACTGTGTGAACTCCACTTCAGTTGATTTCAATAAGAAGTAG
- a CDS encoding N-acetyltransferase encodes MTRLLRKDEPLPYDILLLADEPVEVVDRYIFDCEIYVYERDGKIIGEYSLYPISNEVIEIKNIAVLTEEQGKGVGQLLLKDAETRAREKGCKTQIIGTGDVMMMQLYVYQKAGFEMYDLKKNFYIDNYPRPLFENGLQLKHMVMLKKELNKNY; translated from the coding sequence ATGACACGCCTGCTTCGAAAAGATGAGCCACTTCCTTATGACATTCTTCTCCTTGCCGATGAGCCTGTGGAAGTTGTGGACCGATACATATTTGATTGTGAAATCTATGTGTATGAAAGAGATGGTAAAATAATCGGTGAATACTCACTCTATCCTATAAGCAATGAAGTGATTGAAATCAAAAACATAGCTGTACTCACGGAAGAACAGGGAAAGGGAGTAGGGCAATTGTTGTTGAAGGATGCTGAGACAAGGGCACGAGAAAAAGGATGCAAAACACAAATCATTGGAACGGGAGATGTGATGATGATGCAATTATATGTGTACCAGAAAGCCGGCTTTGAGATGTATGATCTCAAAAAGAATTTTTACATCGACAACTACCCACGGCCTCTTTTTGAGAATGGTTTGCAGTTAAAACACATGGTGATGTTGAAGAAGGAGTTGAATAAAAATTATTAA
- a CDS encoding DNA-directed RNA polymerase sigma-70 factor, with translation MTEIDIIRGCQKELKAAQEHLFEVYSDRMFRLCFRYVRLQADAEDVVIRGFSKVFESISNFKYQGDGSLEAWIRKIVVNESLMWLRRRHNFNMTETIEDTLPQIDLSSLGELEAKDIYGLIGQLPTGYRTVFNLFVIEGYSHEEIAAMLKISEGTSRSQLFKAKSLLKKALTREGFQYGT, from the coding sequence TTGACCGAAATCGACATTATCAGGGGTTGTCAGAAGGAACTGAAAGCGGCACAGGAGCACCTCTTCGAGGTGTATTCGGATCGTATGTTCAGGCTTTGCTTCCGGTATGTCAGGCTTCAGGCAGATGCGGAAGATGTAGTGATCCGCGGGTTTAGCAAAGTCTTTGAAAGCATTTCCAATTTTAAATACCAGGGAGATGGAAGCCTTGAGGCGTGGATCAGGAAAATTGTAGTGAATGAGTCATTGATGTGGTTGCGCAGAAGGCATAACTTCAATATGACAGAAACGATTGAAGACACGCTTCCTCAGATTGACCTCAGCTCATTAGGGGAATTGGAGGCCAAAGATATTTATGGGCTCATCGGCCAGTTGCCCACGGGCTACAGAACTGTTTTCAATCTTTTTGTCATCGAGGGCTATAGCCACGAGGAAATAGCAGCTATGCTAAAAATTAGTGAAGGCACTTCGCGCTCGCAGTTGTTCAAAGCAAAAAGTCTTTTAAAGAAAGCATTAACCAGGGAGGGGTTTCAGTATGGAACATGA
- a CDS encoding fatty acid desaturase: protein MNKLKFQRDEGTDFYKELTAALDQYFSANKIGKEGNYIMLFKMGMYFGFVILFYFLMITSTGLLSFYVFYLLLGLAVLLTAFNVSHDAAHGVAVKSKFWNKMLFQVSFQLQGNNAYVWGKNHNESHHLYTNIEGSDIDVLNNPLVRMTESQPLRWFHKYQHLYSPVLYLFYSLNWFLFRETLMLLNYTSRTIKIDIPKSEVIKLILFKLFYVFYMIALPAYLLPFGTGAVLLAFLLNHFMVSLIFVGVLGVSHLSDYVHHPKPDNENKLNMSWPKLQMLTSVDYNAGSVFFNWTLGGFNAHALHHLLPNISHIHYLDILPVFREICKKYNITYLEMPYGKAIVAHFRFLKAMGRQQQINPRNFERQTYSY, encoded by the coding sequence ATGAATAAACTAAAATTTCAACGGGACGAAGGCACGGATTTCTATAAAGAACTGACGGCTGCGCTAGACCAGTATTTTTCCGCTAACAAAATCGGGAAAGAAGGCAACTACATTATGCTCTTTAAAATGGGAATGTATTTCGGGTTCGTCATCCTGTTTTATTTTCTCATGATCACATCCACAGGCCTATTGTCATTCTATGTTTTTTATCTGCTGCTGGGCCTGGCTGTTTTACTCACCGCCTTCAATGTTTCGCATGATGCTGCGCACGGAGTTGCTGTGAAGAGTAAATTCTGGAATAAAATGCTGTTCCAGGTCAGTTTTCAACTGCAGGGCAACAACGCCTACGTGTGGGGAAAAAATCATAACGAATCGCATCATCTCTATACGAATATCGAGGGTAGTGATATTGATGTGCTGAATAATCCCCTGGTGCGTATGACCGAGAGCCAGCCACTTCGGTGGTTTCACAAGTATCAACACTTGTACAGCCCGGTACTGTATTTGTTTTACTCGCTCAACTGGTTTTTGTTTCGTGAAACACTCATGCTGCTTAACTACACGAGCCGGACAATTAAGATCGACATTCCTAAATCAGAAGTTATCAAGTTGATTTTATTCAAACTCTTTTATGTGTTTTACATGATCGCCTTGCCAGCCTATCTGCTGCCTTTTGGCACGGGAGCTGTTTTGCTTGCATTTCTACTTAACCACTTTATGGTGTCATTGATCTTTGTCGGTGTTCTGGGTGTATCTCATTTGTCCGACTATGTTCATCACCCAAAACCGGATAACGAGAACAAGCTGAATATGAGTTGGCCTAAACTGCAAATGCTTACATCAGTCGACTACAATGCGGGGAGTGTTTTCTTTAACTGGACCCTTGGAGGTTTCAATGCTCATGCGCTGCATCACCTGCTTCCGAATATCAGTCACATTCATTACCTCGACATCCTTCCCGTTTTCCGGGAGATCTGTAAGAAATACAATATCACTTATCTCGAGATGCCGTATGGTAAAGCGATCGTGGCCCACTTTCGTTTTCTGAAGGCCATGGGCCGGCAACAACAAATAAACCCAAGAAATTTTGAGAGACAGACATATTCATATTGA
- a CDS encoding acetyltransferase — protein MNYTSRDGRQITIRRPTENDAEGIINYSKKLFASTDQVLTTLDEYTITVEAEVDWINNFNSNPNSRLLIAEHNSEIVGLLFFATNVKKKNMHVGEFGVSVHPDYQGIGIGRALVESLLVWARENKRIEKVFLNVFHTNKNAIKLYERLGFIEEGRHVKAIKQPTGEYVDVLQMYVETK, from the coding sequence ATGAACTACACATCCAGAGACGGAAGACAAATTACAATCCGGCGGCCGACAGAAAACGATGCTGAGGGGATAATCAATTATTCAAAAAAACTGTTTGCCTCTACCGATCAGGTGCTCACCACGCTGGATGAATACACTATCACAGTGGAAGCAGAGGTGGACTGGATCAATAATTTTAATAGCAATCCAAATTCCAGGCTTTTGATTGCGGAGCACAACAGCGAGATCGTTGGATTGTTATTTTTTGCCACCAATGTGAAGAAGAAAAATATGCATGTTGGAGAATTTGGAGTGAGTGTACATCCGGACTACCAGGGCATCGGAATAGGTCGTGCGTTGGTTGAGTCGTTATTGGTGTGGGCCAGGGAGAATAAGAGGATTGAAAAAGTATTCCTGAACGTATTCCATACCAATAAGAATGCAATCAAGTTATACGAACGTCTTGGTTTTATAGAGGAGGGCCGTCACGTCAAAGCAATCAAGCAACCTACCGGCGAGTACGTTGATGTTCTTCAAATGTATGTTGAGACGAAGTAA
- a CDS encoding transcriptional regulator: MASELKREIATKKYSAASDCPITATIHVIGGKWKPVIIWLLIDNTKRFGELHKSIPGITLKVLTRQLKELESNAIVNRKVYRAVPPKVEYSLTEKGKSLIPLMETMASWSRTNIKS; encoded by the coding sequence ATGGCCAGTGAGTTAAAAAGAGAAATAGCGACAAAGAAATATTCGGCTGCGAGCGATTGCCCGATCACTGCGACCATCCATGTGATCGGGGGCAAGTGGAAACCTGTCATTATCTGGTTGCTAATAGACAACACCAAACGATTTGGTGAACTTCACAAATCCATTCCGGGCATTACCCTGAAAGTACTGACGCGTCAACTGAAAGAACTTGAATCGAATGCCATTGTGAACCGCAAAGTCTATCGGGCGGTGCCTCCTAAAGTAGAGTACTCACTGACTGAAAAAGGAAAGTCATTGATCCCACTCATGGAAACGATGGCCTCCTGGAGCCGGACAAATATCAAGAGCTGA
- the defA gene encoding peptide deformylase, with product MKNLNDLLLLGNPTLYEVSSPVEKSELPLVKSWAADLNNVMLEIRAKYNFGRAIAAPQLGIMKRLIYMNIDKPVVFINPQFTYLSDEMFEVWDDCMCFPNLLVRVKRHRELTIKYLDESWQEKEWKMKGDLSELLQHEYDHLEGILCTMRAIDEKSFKWRT from the coding sequence ATGAAGAATTTGAATGACCTGCTGTTGCTGGGCAACCCAACGTTATATGAGGTCTCTTCGCCAGTTGAAAAGTCGGAGCTCCCATTGGTGAAAAGCTGGGCTGCCGACCTTAATAACGTAATGCTGGAGATCCGGGCCAAATACAATTTCGGTAGGGCCATTGCTGCTCCACAGTTAGGGATCATGAAACGGCTCATCTATATGAACATCGATAAACCCGTAGTGTTCATCAATCCGCAATTCACGTACCTCAGTGACGAGATGTTTGAAGTCTGGGATGACTGCATGTGTTTCCCCAACCTTCTGGTTAGGGTAAAACGTCACCGCGAGCTGACGATCAAATACCTGGACGAATCCTGGCAGGAAAAGGAATGGAAAATGAAAGGTGACCTTTCAGAACTACTGCAGCATGAATACGATCACCTTGAAGGCATACTTTGTACGATGCGAGCCATCGATGAGAAATCATTTAAGTGGAGGACTTAG
- a CDS encoding sterol desaturase translates to MMRMNFDVNKWLHNLQSTGTKYFLFAGISFLLFYVLFRNVFTTIRIQRTFPRHKDYYRDIIYSMISMTFFATIAYVVFTSLRPYNHIHYGTVAEYGTVYFYLSFIWMFFLHDAYFYWMHRLMHLPMLYKYVHRIHHQSTNPSPWTAYAFHPLEAIIEAGIAPLIAFTLPVNRYAFTLFMIFQLGYNVYGHLGYEIIPKAWRESRLGQWLNTSTAHNDHHHYFKGNYGLYTRIWDRLLNTVAKEKENKSA, encoded by the coding sequence ATGATGCGTATGAATTTTGATGTAAACAAATGGCTGCACAATCTGCAAAGCACCGGAACTAAGTATTTCCTTTTTGCAGGTATTTCTTTCCTGTTGTTTTATGTTCTGTTCAGGAATGTCTTTACGACTATCCGTATTCAGAGAACGTTTCCCCGGCATAAGGACTATTACCGTGATATTATTTATTCCATGATATCGATGACCTTCTTTGCTACGATAGCGTATGTGGTGTTCACATCACTCCGTCCTTATAATCATATTCATTATGGCACTGTTGCTGAATATGGCACTGTGTACTTTTATCTCAGTTTCATCTGGATGTTCTTCCTGCACGATGCTTACTTCTACTGGATGCACCGGCTCATGCATCTCCCCATGCTTTATAAGTATGTCCACCGCATTCATCATCAGTCCACCAATCCATCGCCCTGGACAGCGTATGCTTTTCATCCACTCGAAGCCATAATAGAAGCTGGCATCGCTCCCCTGATTGCTTTTACCTTGCCGGTAAACCGCTACGCCTTCACACTCTTTATGATATTTCAATTAGGATATAATGTGTACGGACATCTCGGCTATGAAATTATACCTAAAGCATGGCGAGAAAGTCGTTTGGGACAATGGCTCAATACGTCCACTGCGCACAATGATCATCATCATTATTTCAAAGGGAATTACGGCTTGTACACGCGCATCTGGGACCGCTTGCTGAACACGGTTGCGAAAGAAAAAGAAAATAAAAGCGCTTAG
- the tetX gene encoding tetracycline resistance protein gives MKLKNKQIAIVGGGPGGLTLARLLQLKGLSVKVYERDLNKHARLVGSPLDMHEGSGLAALRNANLLEEFKKSFRPGADKKLITNEHAAIFFSDHDTKPAEAFGSQYFRPEIDRGPLRNLLLESLQPDTVVWNSHFISMQKQNEGWLLHFKKSSPSYADIVIAADGANSKVRPYITDIKALYSGVTMLEITIYDAARATPHIHALLNGGKIMAFGNSKCLLGGQKGNGDVGFYASFKTDENWATTNGLDYSNKSQMLAWFKKEYSGWSNGWYELFENAATPLIPRPIYCMPLDQTWKALPNATLLGDAAHVMPPFAGEGANMAMLDAMELSECLTSDEYTTIEEAISSYEITMRKRAALAQQESLENGERMHSESALDEMMKMFSISYSPNQ, from the coding sequence ATGAAATTAAAGAACAAGCAAATCGCCATTGTGGGTGGAGGCCCGGGAGGATTAACATTGGCAAGGCTTTTACAACTGAAAGGCTTATCTGTAAAAGTGTATGAAAGAGATTTGAATAAACACGCCCGCCTGGTAGGCTCACCCCTCGACATGCATGAAGGATCGGGTCTGGCGGCATTGCGCAATGCTAACTTACTGGAAGAGTTTAAAAAGAGTTTTCGTCCGGGTGCAGATAAAAAATTGATCACTAATGAACATGCAGCGATATTCTTCAGCGATCATGATACTAAACCTGCCGAAGCTTTTGGAAGTCAATACTTTCGTCCTGAAATAGACCGTGGCCCGCTAAGGAATTTGTTATTAGAATCACTTCAACCGGACACCGTGGTATGGAACAGTCATTTTATTTCCATGCAAAAGCAAAATGAAGGTTGGTTGTTGCATTTTAAAAAAAGCTCCCCTTCTTATGCAGATATCGTCATTGCCGCAGATGGGGCCAATTCTAAAGTACGTCCGTACATCACCGACATCAAAGCTCTTTACTCAGGCGTAACTATGCTTGAGATCACTATTTATGATGCAGCGAGAGCAACACCGCATATTCATGCATTACTTAATGGTGGAAAGATAATGGCGTTTGGAAACAGTAAGTGTTTATTGGGAGGTCAGAAAGGCAACGGTGATGTTGGCTTTTATGCCAGCTTCAAAACGGATGAAAACTGGGCCACAACTAACGGCTTGGACTATTCCAACAAATCACAGATGCTGGCATGGTTTAAGAAAGAATATTCCGGATGGAGTAACGGTTGGTACGAGTTGTTTGAAAATGCAGCTACACCGCTTATACCACGTCCTATCTATTGCATGCCTTTAGATCAAACGTGGAAAGCCTTGCCTAACGCTACCCTGCTTGGCGATGCCGCCCATGTGATGCCGCCCTTTGCAGGAGAAGGCGCCAACATGGCCATGCTGGACGCCATGGAATTAAGCGAATGCTTAACATCCGATGAATACACTACCATAGAAGAGGCTATTTCTTCTTACGAAATAACGATGCGCAAAAGAGCGGCACTTGCTCAACAAGAGTCACTTGAAAACGGTGAACGTATGCACTCGGAAAGCGCGCTGGATGAGATGATGAAGATGTTTAGTATTAGCTACTCTCCAAATCAATAG
- a CDS encoding alcohol dehydrogenase: MNALTFNGIENIAYEKVGDPEIAESTDVIVKVRCCAICGSDLHVYHGREAGIDRHTCMGHEFAGEIVEAGKNVKLLAAGDIVTSPFSISCGHCFYCRIGLTARCTESKLFGWVENGKGLHGGQAEYVRVPMADSTLMKVPEGISLEEGVLAGDVASTGFYSAKQAQIKPGGIYAVVGCGPVGLMAILGVREFGAEQIFAIDREESRLQVAELFGATPIDTSRANAVELLKDSSEGRGADAVMEAIGNEFSIQLAYQLVRPGGIISSVGVCTDKYFPISPVQAYDKNLTYITGRCPARAMMPTVLPLMQQKKYPFSSIITHRMSLSEGVKGYDIFANKKDNCLKIMLQP, encoded by the coding sequence ATGAATGCACTCACCTTTAACGGAATTGAAAATATCGCTTACGAAAAAGTAGGTGATCCGGAAATTGCAGAATCTACGGATGTGATTGTGAAAGTTCGATGTTGTGCCATCTGTGGCTCCGACCTGCACGTGTATCATGGGAGGGAGGCTGGGATTGATCGTCACACGTGCATGGGACACGAGTTTGCCGGTGAAATAGTTGAGGCAGGAAAGAATGTGAAATTGTTGGCTGCTGGGGATATTGTGACTTCGCCTTTTTCGATTAGTTGTGGTCATTGCTTTTATTGCCGGATAGGCCTGACGGCCCGATGCACCGAAAGCAAACTTTTTGGTTGGGTGGAAAATGGCAAGGGGCTGCATGGCGGGCAGGCCGAATATGTTCGGGTGCCCATGGCTGACTCTACTTTAATGAAAGTGCCCGAGGGTATTTCATTGGAAGAAGGAGTGCTGGCAGGAGATGTGGCGTCTACAGGTTTTTATAGTGCAAAGCAAGCACAGATCAAACCGGGTGGAATCTACGCGGTGGTCGGGTGTGGCCCGGTAGGACTCATGGCTATTCTTGGTGTGCGTGAGTTTGGCGCTGAACAGATTTTTGCAATCGACAGAGAAGAGTCGCGCTTGCAAGTCGCAGAATTATTCGGGGCCACTCCAATTGATACTTCCAGAGCCAATGCCGTTGAATTACTAAAAGACTCTTCGGAGGGTCGTGGAGCCGATGCTGTGATGGAAGCTATCGGCAATGAATTCAGTATTCAACTGGCTTATCAGCTTGTACGGCCCGGTGGAATTATTTCGAGTGTGGGAGTGTGTACCGATAAGTATTTTCCGATATCACCGGTTCAGGCCTATGATAAAAACCTGACTTATATAACAGGGCGGTGTCCGGCACGTGCAATGATGCCCACCGTATTACCTTTGATGCAACAGAAGAAATATCCTTTTAGCTCCATCATTACGCATCGAATGTCGTTATCGGAGGGCGTGAAAGGCTATGATATTTTTGCTAACAAAAAAGATAACTGCCTTAAGATAATGTTGCAGCCCTAA
- the pccB gene encoding methylmalonyl-CoA carboxyltransferase: METKDVLLTKFNELKRKNAEALLGGGEKRIEQQHAKGKLTARERVELLLDAGSFEELGKFVMHRSKDFGLDKEYYLGDGVITGYGTISGRLVYVFSQDFTVFGGSLSETHAEKIVKVMDLAMKNGAPLIGLNDSGGARIQEGVVSLGGYADIFYRNVMASGVVPQISAVMGPCAGGAVYSPAMTDFIFMVENTSFMFVTGPNVVKTVTHENVTAEELGGASTHSMKSGVTHFACANEAECINQIKKLFSYVPQNCEDDVPRLPYTAGNEIRPKLNDIVPTNPNQPYDMREVIDGIVDDGSFFEVHKNFAENIVVGFARLAGRSIGIVGNQPASLAGVLDIHSSVKGARFVRFCDSFNIPLLVLEDVPGFLPGTDQEWNAIITNGAKLLYAFSEATVPRVTVITRKAYGGAYDVMNSKHIGADMNYAWPTAEIAVMGAKGAAEIIFKKEISEAANPQAKLDEKVEEYTRKFANPYRAAHRGYIDEVIFPEQTREKLIRTFQMLENKVATLPKKKHGNIPL, from the coding sequence ATGGAGACCAAAGACGTACTTCTTACCAAATTCAACGAGCTGAAACGCAAAAATGCCGAGGCGCTTTTAGGTGGAGGTGAAAAACGAATTGAGCAGCAACATGCTAAAGGCAAACTGACAGCCCGCGAACGGGTAGAACTCTTGCTCGATGCTGGTTCTTTTGAAGAGCTTGGCAAGTTTGTCATGCACCGGAGCAAGGATTTTGGTTTGGATAAAGAATACTACCTGGGCGATGGCGTGATCACCGGTTACGGAACCATCAGTGGAAGACTGGTGTATGTTTTCTCGCAAGACTTTACCGTGTTTGGCGGCTCACTCTCTGAAACACACGCGGAAAAGATTGTCAAAGTGATGGACCTTGCCATGAAAAATGGCGCCCCGCTTATTGGACTCAACGATAGTGGCGGTGCGCGTATCCAGGAAGGTGTAGTTTCACTCGGGGGATATGCAGATATTTTTTACCGGAATGTAATGGCGTCCGGAGTGGTACCACAGATATCGGCCGTTATGGGGCCGTGCGCAGGTGGAGCGGTTTACTCACCAGCCATGACTGATTTTATTTTTATGGTAGAGAATACTTCATTCATGTTTGTTACCGGGCCGAACGTAGTAAAGACCGTAACACATGAGAATGTGACTGCAGAAGAACTGGGAGGGGCTTCCACTCACAGCATGAAAAGCGGTGTGACGCATTTCGCCTGCGCGAATGAGGCAGAATGTATCAACCAGATCAAAAAACTTTTCAGCTACGTCCCTCAGAATTGTGAAGATGATGTTCCACGGTTGCCTTATACGGCCGGGAATGAAATAAGACCGAAACTGAATGATATTGTGCCGACCAATCCCAACCAGCCTTACGATATGCGTGAGGTGATCGATGGTATTGTGGACGATGGTTCTTTCTTTGAGGTACACAAAAACTTTGCGGAGAATATTGTTGTGGGCTTCGCACGTTTGGCGGGCAGAAGCATTGGTATTGTGGGAAATCAGCCTGCCTCTTTAGCGGGTGTGTTGGATATCCACTCTAGCGTGAAAGGTGCGCGGTTTGTTCGCTTCTGTGATTCATTCAATATTCCATTGTTGGTGTTGGAAGATGTTCCCGGGTTCTTGCCGGGTACAGACCAGGAGTGGAACGCGATCATCACCAATGGAGCAAAACTTTTGTATGCTTTCAGCGAAGCTACCGTGCCAAGAGTTACGGTCATCACACGCAAAGCCTACGGTGGTGCTTACGATGTGATGAATAGCAAACACATTGGTGCGGACATGAACTACGCCTGGCCCACTGCTGAGATTGCCGTGATGGGAGCGAAGGGAGCCGCAGAAATTATTTTCAAGAAAGAAATCTCCGAAGCCGCGAATCCGCAAGCAAAACTGGACGAAAAAGTGGAAGAGTATACCCGCAAGTTTGCGAACCCATACCGTGCCGCTCACCGTGGCTACATCGATGAGGTGATCTTCCCGGAGCAAACCCGTGAAAAACTGATCAGGACTTTCCAGATGCTGGAAAATAAGGTGGCTACACTGCCGAAAAAGAAGCACGGGAATATTCCTTTGTAA